One Candidatus Niyogibacteria bacterium genomic region harbors:
- a CDS encoding type IV secretion system DNA-binding domain-containing protein, whose amino-acid sequence MAREGKIQIIKYAPPPPELPVYKQVDPKEAVFFGRTNYVAGLEEKRFIFGIKRRDRRRHMYIIGKSGVGKSKLLELMLRQDIQYGHGVCLIDPHGDVIEEVLKFIPEERVRDTILVDPSDTAWPISFNPLQNINPELKHQVAQGLIEVMEKQFGANWTPRLEHVFRFTVLALLDFPMATMRGMISMLVDRKYRQKVVEYIEDEMVKRFWAIEFADWSEKFDTEAIIPLVNKLGQFLANPYLRYIFGQRENKVDLERAMNEKKILLINLSRGRLGEENSSFLGSMFITKIKQAGMARASMSEEDREDFYLYVDEFHNLVTATFVNIFSEARKYGVSLTVAHQFFGQLIQHVRESVIGNVGTMVVFRVGGDDAAKLEAEMTPVFKAKDMVNLGTQQFYIKMTIDGDTYDPFSAETLKVLPPVHKSFKDEIIKFSRENYAAPAEEVKRKILEEENELLGLASAPGKTLGVETLKTPGVEWGAVKESALPDSPPEPIV is encoded by the coding sequence GTGGCACGAGAAGGAAAAATCCAGATAATAAAATATGCTCCGCCGCCGCCGGAACTTCCGGTCTATAAGCAAGTTGACCCGAAAGAGGCCGTTTTTTTCGGACGCACCAATTACGTAGCCGGACTTGAGGAAAAGCGGTTCATATTCGGTATCAAGCGAAGAGACCGCCGGCGCCATATGTATATAATCGGAAAATCGGGCGTCGGAAAAAGCAAGCTTTTGGAATTGATGTTAAGGCAGGATATTCAATACGGCCATGGCGTTTGCTTGATTGATCCGCATGGAGACGTCATAGAAGAGGTCTTAAAATTTATTCCTGAAGAGCGCGTTAGAGACACCATTTTAGTTGATCCGTCCGATACTGCCTGGCCGATTTCTTTTAATCCGCTACAGAATATAAATCCGGAATTGAAACATCAGGTGGCTCAAGGCCTGATTGAAGTTATGGAAAAACAATTCGGCGCGAATTGGACCCCCAGGCTTGAGCACGTTTTTCGTTTTACTGTTCTTGCTCTTCTTGATTTTCCAATGGCGACTATGCGCGGAATGATTTCAATGCTCGTGGATCGTAAATACCGTCAAAAGGTTGTTGAGTATATTGAAGACGAAATGGTCAAGCGTTTTTGGGCGATTGAATTTGCCGATTGGTCCGAAAAATTTGATACCGAAGCGATCATTCCGCTAGTCAATAAACTCGGCCAGTTTTTGGCCAATCCTTATCTGCGCTACATTTTTGGTCAGCGCGAAAATAAAGTTGACCTTGAGCGCGCGATGAACGAGAAAAAAATTCTTTTAATCAATCTTTCAAGAGGAAGGCTTGGAGAGGAAAATTCAAGTTTTTTGGGTTCAATGTTTATCACTAAAATAAAGCAAGCCGGAATGGCGCGCGCGTCAATGTCCGAGGAAGATCGCGAAGATTTTTATCTATACGTAGATGAGTTTCATAATTTGGTTACGGCCACATTTGTTAACATTTTTTCCGAAGCCAGAAAATACGGAGTTTCTTTGACGGTGGCCCATCAGTTTTTCGGCCAGCTTATTCAGCATGTTCGCGAATCAGTAATCGGTAATGTCGGCACTATGGTTGTTTTCAGAGTCGGCGGTGACGACGCGGCGAAGCTGGAAGCGGAGATGACGCCGGTATTCAAAGCAAAAGATATGGTTAATCTCGGCACTCAGCAATTTTACATAAAAATGACTATTGACGGCGACACCTATGACCCGTTTTCCGCCGAAACTTTGAAAGTTTTACCGCCGGTCCACAAGTCTTTCAAAGACGAAATAATTAAATTCAGCCGCGAGAATTATGCCGCTCCGGCCGAAGAAGTGAAAAGAAAAATTCTTGAAGAAGAAAACGAACTTTTGGGGCTTGCCTCCGCGCCCGGGAAAACACTCGGTGTTGAGACCTTAAAAACACCGGGTGTTGAGTGGGGCGCGGTCAAAGAATCCGCTCTTCCCGATTCACCTCCCGAACCGATAGTATAA
- a CDS encoding type IV secretion system DNA-binding domain-containing protein, with translation MAKDTVYFARTNFRGENKIFGIKVSDRRQHTYIIGKTGTGKSALIKNFAIQDINSGKGICVVDPHGELVEELLSRIPKDRIKDVIYFNPADTDFPLGFNVLEVPDKKYKHLVAQGLIGIFTKIWANVWSARMEYILQNCILALIETPGTTLLGIQRILTDKDYRQRILANVTDPVVRAFWVNEYEVWQERFRNEAIVPIQNKVGQFVSTSLIRNIVGQTKSSFDAYELMNEGKILLANISKGRVGEENSMLLGAMLITKVQLAAMERVRIPEEEREDYYLYVDEFQNFATEAFASILSEARKYRLNLIIAHQYTGQLVSETSTKVRDAVFGNVGTMIAFRVGATDAEFLEKEFEPEFTIQDLVDLPNYNIYLKLMVNGVASRPFSAITLPPLETTKDMVSPEEIIESSREKYGRLVDEVELDIKKWSGSLPSVDTENDKTEAESAASKSERFETPCWICKKSATIPFKPDGRRPVYCSDCLKKIESGQLQPLRPLPTSRADREEFGGNLGLMGIEFLGKPAPSSSGRFTQPKTPEKSASRAGNTGRQSGAMPITSGGPVIKKTPSEKTLSLDDLKAKAWQNMKRDKNIQIEELRKALKESMADEEKSEKKPEEEHSKSKTLKPGDSIKFN, from the coding sequence ATGGCAAAAGATACGGTTTATTTCGCGAGAACGAATTTCAGAGGCGAAAATAAAATTTTCGGCATTAAGGTTTCTGACCGTCGCCAGCATACTTATATCATCGGAAAAACCGGCACCGGAAAATCGGCGCTTATCAAGAATTTCGCGATTCAGGATATTAATTCCGGAAAAGGAATTTGCGTGGTTGATCCTCACGGAGAGCTGGTTGAGGAATTGCTGTCCAGAATTCCTAAAGACCGGATTAAAGACGTCATTTATTTCAACCCGGCCGACACCGACTTTCCTTTGGGTTTTAACGTTCTTGAAGTTCCGGATAAAAAATACAAACACCTTGTGGCGCAGGGCCTGATAGGCATATTTACTAAAATTTGGGCGAATGTCTGGTCGGCGCGCATGGAATATATTTTGCAGAATTGCATCTTGGCTTTGATTGAGACTCCGGGCACGACACTTTTGGGAATCCAAAGAATTTTGACCGACAAAGATTACCGCCAAAGGATTTTAGCTAATGTTACAGATCCGGTGGTGCGAGCTTTTTGGGTTAACGAATATGAAGTGTGGCAGGAGCGTTTTCGCAACGAAGCCATCGTGCCGATTCAAAATAAAGTCGGCCAATTCGTTTCAACGTCATTGATACGTAATATCGTCGGGCAGACCAAATCTAGCTTTGATGCTTATGAATTGATGAATGAAGGCAAAATACTGCTGGCCAATATTTCAAAGGGCCGGGTGGGGGAGGAAAACTCAATGCTTTTGGGGGCCATGCTCATAACTAAAGTCCAGCTCGCGGCAATGGAAAGGGTCAGGATCCCGGAAGAGGAACGAGAGGACTATTATCTCTATGTTGACGAGTTTCAGAACTTTGCTACTGAAGCTTTCGCGTCTATTTTGTCCGAGGCCAGAAAATACCGTTTGAATCTTATTATTGCTCATCAGTATACCGGCCAATTGGTTTCGGAAACTTCAACTAAAGTGCGCGACGCGGTTTTTGGCAACGTCGGCACGATGATCGCTTTCAGGGTCGGGGCGACGGACGCCGAATTTTTAGAAAAAGAATTTGAGCCGGAATTTACCATCCAGGACCTTGTTGATTTGCCGAACTATAATATTTATTTGAAGCTTATGGTCAACGGCGTGGCTAGCCGGCCATTTTCGGCAATTACTCTGCCGCCTCTGGAGACGACTAAAGATATGGTTTCTCCCGAGGAAATTATTGAATCTTCGCGCGAAAAATACGGCCGTCTGGTGGACGAAGTGGAGCTGGATATTAAAAAATGGAGCGGTTCTCTGCCGAGCGTTGATACTGAAAATGATAAAACCGAAGCCGAAAGTGCTGCGTCAAAAAGCGAGCGTTTCGAGACCCCCTGCTGGATTTGCAAAAAGTCGGCAACGATTCCTTTCAAGCCGGATGGCCGCCGGCCGGTTTATTGCTCGGATTGTTTGAAAAAAATTGAATCAGGCCAATTGCAGCCGCTCAGGCCGCTTCCGACATCCAGGGCGGACCGAGAGGAATTTGGGGGCAACTTGGGATTAATGGGCATTGAATTTTTAGGAAAGCCGGCCCCATCTTCTTCCGGCCGTTTTACGCAGCCGAAGACTCCGGAAAAATCAGCATCAAGAGCGGGAAATACGGGACGCCAAAGTGGCGCTATGCCGATTACAAGCGGAGGGCCGGTAATAAAAAAAACTCCGTCCGAAAAAACACTTTCGCTTGATGATTTGAAAGCCAAAGCGTGGCAGAACATGAAAAGAGATAAAAATATTCAAATTGAAGAGTTGCGTAAGGCCTTAAAAGAAAGCATGGCTGACGAAGAAAAAAGCGAAAAAAAACCGGAAGAAGAACATTCTAAATCTAAAACGCTTAAACCCGGCGACAGCATAAAGTTCAATTAG
- a CDS encoding lamin tail domain-containing protein — MKSVFFILFLLFLPFLAGAQVIINEVAWMGNQTSASDEWMELYNSGSSAEDLSGWILISEDGGMTINLQGNISAGAYYLIERTDDTTVPEIMADLISPFGNGLSNSGEILILKNSSGQEIDRVDASAGWPAGDNATKETMQKSASGWITAAPTPKSINSGAGQAVESNGDADQSQTPAPAESGSVMPPPAPQIIADAGGKRIAISGAMIKFEAKVTGLKGEPLKADDYLWNMGDGSIKRGRFVYHVYNFIGDYNIDLSVSVGGISVSDRATVTVVPNGVVISEIKPGNGGWAEIFNDSKFIVDLSHWGISNGSKVFYFPENTAILSQSRVVITETASSIVFPDSGSAALLYPDGKTARQFVYSGHIQDDESFHYVGDEIKIGIESPGENKFVARVSSGSKSRVLNISNSSVSEVAPPSKSDEDKISIPANKQTAAVGDSSFAGSSFFWFVIALAVGILSAGGYLFIVRRGSP, encoded by the coding sequence ATGAAATCGGTTTTTTTTATTTTATTTTTACTATTTTTACCGTTTTTGGCCGGCGCCCAAGTCATTATTAACGAAGTGGCTTGGATGGGGAATCAGACCTCGGCATCTGATGAATGGATGGAGCTTTATAATTCAGGAAGTTCGGCAGAAGATTTATCGGGCTGGATTTTAATTTCCGAGGATGGCGGTATGACTATAAATCTTCAGGGCAATATCTCGGCCGGCGCTTACTATTTAATTGAACGCACCGACGATACGACCGTTCCGGAAATTATGGCCGATTTAATTTCGCCTTTTGGCAACGGCCTTTCAAATTCCGGCGAGATTTTAATTTTGAAGAATTCTTCGGGTCAGGAAATTGACCGTGTTGACGCTTCGGCGGGCTGGCCCGCGGGCGATAATGCGACTAAAGAAACAATGCAGAAATCGGCGTCCGGCTGGATTACGGCTGCCCCTACCCCAAAATCAATTAATTCAGGGGCGGGGCAAGCGGTTGAAAGCAACGGAGATGCCGATCAAAGCCAAACCCCGGCTCCAGCCGAATCCGGTTCTGTAATGCCCCCGCCAGCCCCGCAAATAATTGCGGATGCCGGAGGAAAACGGATAGCAATCTCCGGAGCCATGATAAAGTTCGAAGCCAAAGTCACGGGCCTTAAAGGCGAACCGTTAAAAGCCGATGATTATTTGTGGAATATGGGTGATGGCAGTATTAAACGCGGGCGGTTTGTTTATCACGTTTATAATTTTATCGGCGATTATAATATTGATTTGAGCGTTTCGGTCGGCGGTATTTCGGTGTCTGATCGCGCGACGGTAACAGTGGTGCCGAACGGCGTCGTTATTTCCGAGATAAAACCCGGCAATGGAGGGTGGGCGGAGATTTTTAACGATTCTAAATTTATCGTTGACCTTTCGCACTGGGGCATTTCCAACGGCAGTAAAGTCTTTTATTTTCCGGAAAACACCGCGATTCTTTCGCAGTCGCGCGTTGTCATAACCGAGACGGCTTCAAGTATCGTTTTTCCCGATTCCGGTTCGGCCGCCCTTCTATATCCCGACGGCAAAACGGCGCGCCAATTTGTTTACTCCGGGCATATTCAGGATGATGAAAGTTTTCATTATGTCGGAGATGAAATAAAAATTGGCATTGAAAGTCCTGGTGAAAATAAATTTGTCGCGAGAGTGAGCTCCGGCAGTAAAAGCCGGGTTCTTAATATTAGTAATTCTTCTGTCTCGGAAGTCGCGCCTCCGAGTAAAAGTGATGAAGATAAGATTTCGATACCGGCGAATAAACAAACCGCTGCCGTTGGCGATTCGTCATTTGCGGGTTCCTCGTTTTTTTGGTTCGTTATCGCTTTGGCAGTCGGAATTTTGTCCGCGGGCGGCTACTTATTCATAGTTCGACGCGGCTCGCCATGA
- a CDS encoding glycosyltransferase family 4 protein, with protein MVNRKKIKKILFVITKSNWGGAQRYVYNLAVAAKENFEVVVAFGGSGEKDAKEGLFAQKLREHEIRTIFVKSFMRDISFVRELKAFFELLKLFRFEKPDVIHLNSSKAGGIGSLAARLTGTPNIIFTSHGLAYDEDRNPLSRFIILIATWLTFLLSCEVIVISRNNHERARKLPFCAKKIHLIHNGFSPIAELLTREEARGRLGLPPNALILGTTAELTKNKGLRYLVQAGGALNKRGFNFLIYIIGSGEELNNLKTLAAKENISEKIRFSGFIPDAYLYLRAFDIFVFPSLKEGLPYALMEASFAQLPIVASDIGGNEDIVENDKTGFLVPPKNASALAEAVFKLAADEKLREKFGLNAKQKILKEFTIQEMLEKTIALYSWRAASNYE; from the coding sequence ATGGTCAATCGTAAAAAAATTAAAAAAATACTTTTTGTAATAACCAAGTCAAACTGGGGCGGAGCTCAAAGATATGTCTATAATTTAGCGGTCGCCGCCAAAGAAAATTTTGAAGTGGTTGTCGCTTTCGGAGGCTCTGGGGAAAAAGACGCCAAGGAAGGATTGTTTGCCCAAAAACTCCGCGAACACGAAATACGGACAATATTCGTAAAATCTTTTATGCGCGATATTTCTTTTGTGCGAGAATTAAAAGCGTTTTTTGAACTTCTAAAATTGTTCCGCTTCGAAAAACCAGACGTAATTCATCTTAATAGTTCAAAAGCCGGCGGCATAGGTTCTCTGGCTGCTCGCCTGACAGGGACGCCAAATATAATTTTTACCTCCCACGGTCTGGCTTATGACGAAGACAGAAATCCGCTTTCGCGTTTTATTATTTTAATTGCCACATGGCTAACGTTTCTCTTATCATGCGAAGTCATCGTAATCTCAAGAAATAATCACGAAAGAGCGCGCAAGCTGCCGTTTTGCGCCAAAAAAATACATCTGATTCACAACGGTTTCTCTCCGATTGCGGAGTTATTAACTCGTGAGGAGGCGCGCGGAAGGCTCGGCCTGCCGCCAAACGCTCTAATTCTGGGAACAACGGCGGAATTAACAAAAAATAAAGGACTCCGTTATCTCGTTCAAGCCGGCGGAGCGCTGAATAAAAGGGGCTTTAATTTCTTGATTTATATTATCGGCTCCGGCGAAGAATTAAATAATTTAAAAACTTTGGCGGCCAAAGAAAACATTTCGGAAAAAATTCGCTTTTCCGGATTTATACCCGATGCGTATTTGTATTTGAGGGCCTTTGATATTTTTGTTTTTCCTTCGCTCAAAGAAGGGCTGCCTTACGCTTTAATGGAGGCCTCTTTCGCGCAGTTGCCCATAGTTGCCTCGGACATTGGCGGAAACGAAGATATTGTTGAGAACGACAAAACCGGTTTTCTTGTGCCTCCAAAAAACGCCTCCGCCCTGGCAGAAGCTGTATTTAAACTCGCGGCGGACGAAAAATTAAGGGAGAAATTCGGGCTAAACGCCAAACAAAAAATATTGAAAGAATTTACAATTCAGGAAATGCTGGAAAAAACCATCGCGCTTTATTCATGGCGAGCCGCGTCGAACTATGAATAA
- a CDS encoding glycosyltransferase family 4 protein — MPEKSKILIFSTAYLPFIGGAELAIKEITDRLGGEFDFILFTARFSRALPAREKIGAVEVHRLGFGLSFDKYLLPILGYLKAKKIINRYKLKAKSYNLLLWGMMASFGGIAAYFLKRKNPDIKFLLTLQEGDPEEYLTSGRLGLMGFWLKKLVMLADQIQTISRYLKNLAVKAGASAEKTLIVSNGVDLEVFGREFSAEELKELRLKCGIVRTKDKIAITASRLVRKNAVDILIKAMVEIPGEYLLIAGRGDLEKELKKLTSDLKIEKRVRFLGNVGHRDLAKYYAISHLFVRPSRSEGLGSAFLEAMAAGLPIIGTNVGGIPDFLRDGSNGLFCEIDDPKDLAFKIKRIFYDQEFRKKLSENALRDARENYSWDAVATKMGGIFYRLIHTK, encoded by the coding sequence ATGCCTGAAAAGTCAAAAATTTTAATTTTTTCTACGGCCTATTTGCCGTTTATCGGTGGAGCGGAGCTGGCGATAAAAGAAATCACGGATCGCCTCGGAGGCGAATTTGATTTTATTTTATTTACCGCCCGTTTCAGCCGCGCTTTGCCCGCGCGAGAAAAAATCGGCGCGGTTGAAGTTCATCGTCTCGGATTCGGCCTGTCTTTTGATAAGTATCTTTTGCCCATTCTCGGCTATCTTAAAGCCAAAAAAATAATCAACCGCTATAAGCTAAAAGCTAAAAGCTATAATCTGTTGCTCTGGGGTATGATGGCCTCATTCGGCGGCATTGCCGCGTATTTTTTAAAAAGAAAAAATCCTGATATAAAATTTTTACTGACTTTGCAGGAAGGAGACCCGGAAGAATATCTGACTTCGGGCCGTTTGGGCCTGATGGGTTTTTGGCTTAAAAAATTGGTTATGCTGGCCGATCAAATTCAGACGATCAGCCGCTACCTTAAAAATTTAGCCGTAAAAGCCGGCGCGTCCGCGGAAAAAACGCTGATTGTGTCCAATGGCGTGGATTTGGAAGTGTTCGGGCGCGAGTTTAGCGCGGAAGAACTCAAAGAGCTTAGATTGAAATGCGGCATCGTTAGAACCAAAGACAAAATCGCGATTACCGCTTCTCGCCTGGTCCGTAAAAACGCCGTGGACATTTTAATAAAAGCCATGGTCGAAATTCCCGGTGAATATCTGCTTATCGCGGGTCGAGGCGACTTGGAAAAAGAACTGAAAAAATTAACCTCGGATTTAAAAATAGAAAAAAGAGTGCGATTTTTGGGCAATGTGGGACACCGGGATTTGGCTAAGTACTACGCGATTTCGCATTTATTCGTGCGTCCGTCCCGTTCGGAGGGTTTGGGCTCGGCTTTTTTGGAAGCAATGGCGGCTGGGCTTCCGATAATCGGAACCAATGTCGGCGGTATCCCTGATTTTTTGCGAGACGGTTCAAACGGCCTTTTTTGTGAAATAGACGATCCTAAAGATCTCGCTTTCAAGATAAAAAGGATTTTTTACGACCAGGAATTCAGGAAAAAACTTTCCGAAAACGCCCTTAGAGACGCTCGCGAAAATTATTCATGGGACGCCGTCGCCACAAAAATGGGCGGAATTTTTTATCGTTTAATTCATACAAAATGA
- a CDS encoding glycosyltransferase family 4 protein, producing the protein MKILISTPLFPPDIGGPATYSKVLAEEFPKYGVNVEVLSFGGVRHLPKIIRHAVYFCRVFWRARKADIIFAQDPVSVGFPSALASMILRKPFILKVVGDYAWEQGVNRFGVKELLDEFLNTPHGWRIEFLRRVERFVANRARAVIVPSRYLKSVVEKWGIESGKIKVIYNSVQLRYIEVEKEKVRKESDLAGKILVSVGRLVPWKGFEMLIGIMPEISKKYPDTKLLIIGSGPEESALKAKSYQLKANVQFLGNLPHEQVLKYLRAADIFLLNTGYEGFSHQILEAMVVGAPIISTHSGGNREILKDRENSIVVGYNDKEAWVRAIFELFENSSLYSGILQNSKIDIARFSGQNMIEETLKVLKYIPNSRE; encoded by the coding sequence ATGAAGATTTTAATCTCCACGCCTCTTTTTCCGCCCGACATCGGAGGTCCCGCGACTTACAGCAAAGTTCTTGCTGAAGAATTTCCGAAATACGGCGTTAATGTTGAGGTTTTGTCTTTCGGTGGCGTTCGGCATCTGCCTAAAATAATTCGTCACGCAGTTTATTTCTGCCGAGTTTTTTGGCGCGCGCGTAAGGCCGATATTATTTTTGCTCAAGACCCGGTTTCGGTCGGCTTTCCTTCGGCGCTTGCCTCAATGATTTTGCGAAAGCCGTTTATTTTGAAAGTGGTTGGTGATTACGCTTGGGAGCAGGGAGTCAATCGTTTCGGCGTCAAAGAACTGCTGGACGAATTTCTCAATACGCCACACGGCTGGCGTATTGAATTTTTGCGCCGGGTTGAGAGGTTTGTTGCGAATCGCGCCCGCGCGGTTATTGTGCCGAGCCGATATTTGAAATCGGTTGTTGAGAAATGGGGGATTGAATCCGGAAAAATTAAAGTAATTTATAATTCCGTTCAACTTCGATATATCGAAGTTGAAAAAGAAAAAGTTCGTAAAGAATCGGATTTGGCTGGAAAAATTTTAGTCAGCGTCGGCCGCCTTGTGCCGTGGAAAGGTTTTGAAATGCTGATTGGAATAATGCCGGAAATTTCAAAAAAATATCCGGACACGAAGTTATTAATAATCGGCTCCGGCCCCGAAGAAAGCGCGCTAAAAGCTAAAAGCTATCAGCTAAAAGCTAACGTGCAATTTTTAGGCAATTTGCCTCATGAGCAGGTCCTGAAATATTTGAGAGCAGCCGATATATTTTTATTAAACACTGGCTATGAGGGATTTTCGCATCAGATCCTGGAAGCTATGGTAGTCGGCGCTCCGATTATCAGCACGCATTCGGGGGGCAATCGCGAGATTCTCAAAGATCGCGAAAATTCCATAGTGGTGGGTTATAATGACAAAGAAGCGTGGGTACGGGCAATTTTCGAACTTTTTGAAAACTCGAGTTTGTATTCCGGTATTTTGCAAAATTCCAAAATAGATATCGCGCGTTTTTCCGGTCAAAACATGATTGAAGAAACATTAAAAGTTTTAAAATATATCCCTAATTCGCGCGAATAA
- a CDS encoding glycosyltransferase — MKILMFSADPTILDKESSASRRMVEYGRRVERLDVLVLTSRAAVKQSSGGGVAGNVLVRAFTGKFMRFPKAFFAAWRALKSEKYDLLTAQDIEHAFICRLLSKSFKVKWQMQIHADIFSPFFTRHSMFNKMRAMLAKFLIPRASCIRVVSERIKKSIIRKFNNLGGKIIVLPILAESADLNVEPKVFPEFDKTILMVSRLTSEKNIGLALDAIAEVIKGHPKTGLIIVGDGSEREALELKADSLQLTANIKFEGWQKNTAQYYKGANIFLLTSRYEGWGMSAVEAMRYGAAVVMADVGLAGEFVEDGKNGLIIPVNDKDALVAAILRLLENDELRRDLAEAAAEKVKKLASEEDYYGRIVESWKKCSNF, encoded by the coding sequence ATGAAAATTCTAATGTTTTCGGCTGATCCGACGATTTTGGATAAAGAGTCCTCGGCGTCAAGAAGGATGGTGGAATACGGCAGGCGCGTGGAGCGGCTTGATGTTTTGGTTTTGACCTCCCGCGCGGCGGTGAAGCAGTCGAGCGGAGGAGGGGTTGCGGGCAATGTTCTTGTGCGGGCGTTTACGGGGAAATTCATGCGTTTTCCGAAAGCGTTTTTTGCGGCATGGCGGGCGCTGAAGTCCGAAAAGTACGACTTGCTGACGGCGCAGGATATTGAGCACGCTTTTATTTGCCGGCTACTTTCTAAAAGTTTCAAAGTTAAATGGCAGATGCAGATTCACGCGGATATTTTCAGTCCATTTTTTACTAGACACTCGATGTTTAATAAAATGAGGGCAATGCTCGCTAAATTTTTGATTCCGCGAGCATCGTGTATCCGAGTTGTGTCCGAAAGAATTAAAAAATCAATAATTAGAAAATTTAACAATCTTGGAGGCAAAATCATTGTTTTGCCGATTTTGGCGGAGTCAGCCGATTTAAATGTTGAACCAAAAGTATTTCCTGAATTTGATAAGACGATTTTAATGGTTTCGCGCTTAACTTCCGAAAAAAATATCGGGTTAGCGCTTGATGCGATAGCGGAAGTAATTAAAGGACATCCGAAAACCGGTTTGATAATAGTTGGCGATGGCTCGGAGCGCGAAGCCCTTGAGCTAAAAGCTGACAGTTTACAGCTAACAGCTAATATTAAATTCGAGGGCTGGCAAAAAAATACCGCACAATACTACAAAGGCGCGAATATTTTTCTTTTGACCAGCCGGTATGAAGGTTGGGGAATGAGCGCGGTTGAAGCCATGCGATACGGCGCAGCAGTTGTTATGGCCGATGTTGGTTTGGCCGGAGAGTTTGTTGAAGACGGAAAAAATGGCCTTATTATTCCGGTCAACGACAAGGATGCTTTGGTTGCCGCAATTTTGCGCCTTTTAGAAAATGACGAGCTGCGCCGAGATTTGGCTGAAGCGGCGGCAGAAAAAGTTAAAAAACTTGCGAGCGAAGAAGATTATTATGGGCGTATAGTCGAATCCTGGAAAAAATGCTCAAACTTTTGA
- a CDS encoding glycosyltransferase family 4 protein yields MLKLLIITQKVDARDPILGFFHRWLEEFSKNVEKLTIICLEKGEYNLPSNVKVLSLGKKKLEIRNWKLEILHRLIYLFRFYGHIWRERRSYDVVFVHMNPEYVILGWADWKIMGKKIALWYTHKAVNLKLRLAEKLADKIFTASRESFRLPSKKVEVVGHGIDTQKFTPSFDGVPGRMTGQFSNKLQIITAGRIAPVKNLETLIESFSILQNSKIDFEAKIAGGPATKSDEVYFEKLKSLVRQKGLENNVFFVGPIPYPRIQDFYHSGDIFVNLSETGSLDKAVLEAMSSGLLVITSNEAFHDILFPQFFLENKTPEVLAERIKKMSSENRPNLGLRELVVKNYGLEVLIKKIIALLVER; encoded by the coding sequence ATGCTCAAACTTTTGATTATCACGCAAAAAGTTGATGCGCGGGACCCGATTTTGGGGTTTTTTCACCGGTGGCTTGAAGAATTTTCAAAGAATGTTGAGAAACTGACCATTATTTGTCTTGAAAAGGGCGAATATAATCTTCCTTCAAATGTTAAGGTTTTGTCGCTAGGCAAAAAGAAATTAGAAATTAGAAATTGGAAATTAGAAATTCTGCATCGTTTGATATACTTATTCAGATTTTACGGACATATTTGGCGAGAACGGCGTAGCTATGATGTTGTTTTTGTGCATATGAATCCGGAGTACGTGATTTTGGGCTGGGCTGATTGGAAAATTATGGGCAAAAAAATCGCTCTTTGGTATACGCATAAAGCCGTTAATTTAAAATTGCGTCTTGCCGAGAAGCTCGCCGATAAAATTTTTACGGCTTCTCGCGAAAGTTTTCGCCTGCCCTCAAAAAAAGTAGAGGTTGTGGGGCATGGGATAGACACACAAAAATTCACCCCGTCATTCGACGGGGTGCCCGGTCGGATGACCGGGCAATTTTCAAATAAACTACAAATAATAACGGCGGGGAGAATTGCGCCGGTGAAAAATTTGGAAACTCTGATAGAGAGTTTTAGTATTTTGCAAAATTCCAAAATAGATTTTGAAGCTAAAATTGCCGGCGGGCCGGCAACAAAATCGGACGAAGTTTATTTTGAAAAATTAAAGTCGCTTGTTCGGCAAAAAGGCCTTGAAAACAATGTTTTTTTTGTCGGTCCCATTCCGTATCCCCGAATTCAGGATTTTTACCATTCCGGCGACATTTTCGTGAATTTAAGCGAAACAGGCAGCCTTGATAAAGCCGTGCTTGAAGCGATGTCTTCGGGACTTTTGGTGATTACCTCAAACGAGGCTTTTCATGATATTTTGTTTCCGCAATTCTTTTTAGAAAACAAAACTCCGGAAGTTCTTGCTGAAAGAATAAAAAAAATGTCATCCGAAAATCGTCCAAATTTAGGACTTCGGGAGCTCGTTGTGAAAAACTACGGCTTGGAAGTTCTTATTAAAAAGATTATTGCCCTGTTGGTCGAGCGGTAG